The sequence ACGCCGCAAAGCGCCCATGCTATACGGACTGCGCGGCGCCGGGCAGCCGGACCGGGCCGGGTGGGAACGGCAGGCGACAGTGGCGGGCGGCGCCCGGCTACATCGAGAAGTCCATCTCGCGTTCGCGCCACTGGTGATGCTCGAGGCTGAAATCGCTGGCCTCGCGGCCCCAGATCGACTCCATCTCGATCGGCACGCCGACGTCGGCGGTGCTCAGCGCGTCGACGATGCGGTACTGCGGCTCGCGCGTGTCGTACACCGTGGCGACCGCCAGCGGCATGCCCTCGACGCCGAGCAGGCCGTGCACGCGCGGCGTGTCGACGCGGTCGGTATGGCCGCTGACCACCCCGACCACGCCGTTCTTCAACTGCACCAGCGTACCGATCGGGTAGACCCCGAGCGCCTTGATGAAATAAGCCGCCAGCATCGCGTCGAAATGGTGGCCACGCTCGATCAGCACGTCGCGCAGCACGATCTTGGTACTGTCGGCGCGCCGGTAGCCGCGCTCGCTGACGCGCGCGCAAAAGAGATCGGCCAGGCCCAGCAACTGCGCCGCCGGCGAGATGCGCGGCCCGCGCAGGTGCTGCGGGTAGCCGCTGCCGTCGATCGCCTCGTGGTGCTCGGCCACCGCGCGCAGCCAGATCTCGTCGTTGACGCCGAGCTTGACCAGCCGGTCCATGCCTTCGAGCGGATGGGCGTGCACGCGCGCCTGCTGCGACAGCGTCAGCGGCTCGGCCTGGCGGGCCAGCGTGTCGTGCAGCTCGATCATGCCGATGTTCATGGTCAGCGCGGCGGCCAGCACCGAACCGTGGTTGGGCGCGTTGTTGCCCATCGCGTGCAGCACGTTGACCGCCACGCAGGCGGCGTTGACGGCGTGGCGGATCGAATAGCGGCCGCCGCGGCGCAGCACCACGGTGGCCATCACCACGCCGGGATCGCGCGCGTAGGCAGCCTGGATCAGCGCGACGATCTCGGCCACCGCGGCCTTGAAGTCGGGGGCGAGCTCGGGCTGGCGCAGCAGCACCGCGAGCTGGTAACAGGCATGGAGGATGTTCTGGAGCGCGGAATCGGGCGGCTGGTGCCAGCTCAGCGTCGATTCGATGTAGATGCCCTTGTCGAGCAGGCGATCGAGCTGGGCCTCGGTCTGGATGCTGGCGCCTTCGGCCAGCAGCAGGATGCCCTTGTCGTTGTAGACGTTCCACGGCAGCGGCTGCCCCACCACCACGTCGCCCAGGCTGATGCGTCGACGGTTCATACGACCTCTCCTCGAGACATGACGCCCGGCCGCGCTCCCGAACGGAGCCGGCCTCTTTCCCGCGCCGAATGCCGGAGATGTCGGGTCGGCGGCCTCGAACCGCTTCCCATTCCGGACGTGATTATTGTCGTTGCATCTTAGGCGCCTTTCCGGGCCGCTACATTACCGAAAGATAATATTTCTTACGGACGGCACGCTCGGAAGAAGACCACTTGCATGCGCAAGGAGATCGCCGGACTCGAGGTGCCCTGCATCACCTGGCATAGCCTGAGCATGAACGACGAGCGCCCGGCTGAACCGGGCGCCCGTACCGTCGGCGGATCCATCGAGGGTCCGCCCGCGACGCAGCTACAGGATGGAGCGCACCTGGAACAGCTCGGGGAAGAAGGTCAGCTCGAGCGCCCGCTTGAGGAAGGCCACGCCGCTCGATCCGCCGGTGCCCTGCTTGAAGCCGATGATCCGCTCGACCGTCTTCATGTGGCGGAAGCGCCAGAGCTGGAAGGCCTCCTCGACGTCGACCAGCTTCTCGGCCATCTCGTAGGCGTCCCAATGCGCGCGCGGCGCCTGGTAGATGGTCTTCAGCACCGCCACCACGCCTTCGCTCGCCACGTAGGGCTGGCTGAAGTCGCGCTCGAGCCGGTCGGCCGGGATGGCGAAGCCGCGCCGCGCCAGATGGGCCAGGAATTCGTCCCACAGGCTCGGCGCCTCGAGGTCGGCGCGGATGCGCGCATACAGCGCCGGGTCGTAGCGGAACACCTCGGCCTGGCCCTTGTGCTTGTTGCCGAGCAGGAATTCGAGTGTGCGGTACTGGTGCGACTGGAAGCCCGAGGACTGGCCCAGCACCGGCCGGAATTCGGCGTATTCGGACGGCGTCATGGTCTCCAGCACCGCCCACATATTGAACAGCTGCTGCTGGATCAGCTTTACCCGCGCCAGGATCTTGAAGCACGGCTCGAGCTCGTCGCGGCGGACGAAGCCGATGGCGGCGCGCAGCTCGTGGATCAGCTGCTTGAGCCACAGCTCGGACACCTGGTGCTGGATGATGAACAGCGTCTCGTCGTGCTGCGGCGGATCGGACAGCGGCTGCTGGGTGGCCAGCAGGCGGTCGAGCTGCAGATAGCCGCCGTAGCTGAGCCGGTCGGAAAAGTCGGTCTGGATGCCGGCTTCGAGGTCGCGCTGATTTGCTTGCATGGGTGTCTCCGGTAGCGAGGGCGCGATGATGCGCCCGCCCGGATGGCGACTCAAGCTGCGCTGCGGCACGGCGTGCGAGATGCGAGGTGCGGCGGACCGGTTTGCCATCATAGGCCTTGGCTATTTATTTATTGAATACATTCAATTTCAATAATTCATAGCCATTACCAATAATGATCTC is a genomic window of Chitinimonas koreensis containing:
- a CDS encoding HD-GYP domain-containing protein — translated: MNRRRISLGDVVVGQPLPWNVYNDKGILLLAEGASIQTEAQLDRLLDKGIYIESTLSWHQPPDSALQNILHACYQLAVLLRQPELAPDFKAAVAEIVALIQAAYARDPGVVMATVVLRRGGRYSIRHAVNAACVAVNVLHAMGNNAPNHGSVLAAALTMNIGMIELHDTLARQAEPLTLSQQARVHAHPLEGMDRLVKLGVNDEIWLRAVAEHHEAIDGSGYPQHLRGPRISPAAQLLGLADLFCARVSERGYRRADSTKIVLRDVLIERGHHFDAMLAAYFIKALGVYPIGTLVQLKNGVVGVVSGHTDRVDTPRVHGLLGVEGMPLAVATVYDTREPQYRIVDALSTADVGVPIEMESIWGREASDFSLEHHQWREREMDFSM
- a CDS encoding tryptophan 2,3-dioxygenase codes for the protein MQANQRDLEAGIQTDFSDRLSYGGYLQLDRLLATQQPLSDPPQHDETLFIIQHQVSELWLKQLIHELRAAIGFVRRDELEPCFKILARVKLIQQQLFNMWAVLETMTPSEYAEFRPVLGQSSGFQSHQYRTLEFLLGNKHKGQAEVFRYDPALYARIRADLEAPSLWDEFLAHLARRGFAIPADRLERDFSQPYVASEGVVAVLKTIYQAPRAHWDAYEMAEKLVDVEEAFQLWRFRHMKTVERIIGFKQGTGGSSGVAFLKRALELTFFPELFQVRSIL